The following coding sequences lie in one Candidatus Brocadia sp. genomic window:
- a CDS encoding 4Fe-4S dicluster domain-containing protein yields MTLVHNWHLGRRMEYPYFESRPKRQFAAVFNINRCIACQTCTMACKSAWTYNKGQEHMWWNNVETKPYGGYPQSWDVKTLKLIDNGENTWYTDEKDEKLSPYGVYEGDTIFEAASKKNINQWAVGYIPEDKEWRAPNFGEDVAKSNKPDEYSSLPEHSRWFFYIQRLCNHCTYPGCLAACPRKAIYKRKEDGIVLIDQKRCRGYRKCVEQCPYKKPMYRGLTRVSEKCIACYPRVEGRDPLTKGRPMETRCMAACVGQIRLQGFLDDNPKNPVTWLIRHDKLALPLYPQFGTEPNIYYIPPRWAPRSYLRQMFGPGVDEAIDKFMVPSRERLAVMSLFRMTQSIIFEYKIEEGPKVFETTIHGKKFELYNDTVIGYGEDGQEIVRTTIEEPVHIRDPKHYNSI; encoded by the coding sequence ATGACGTTAGTACATAACTGGCATTTAGGGAGACGTATGGAGTATCCCTATTTCGAATCCAGACCAAAAAGACAATTTGCTGCGGTATTTAATATCAACAGGTGTATTGCCTGTCAGACGTGTACCATGGCCTGCAAGAGTGCGTGGACTTATAACAAAGGGCAGGAGCACATGTGGTGGAACAATGTGGAAACAAAACCGTATGGTGGGTATCCGCAATCCTGGGACGTTAAAACGTTAAAGTTAATTGATAATGGTGAAAATACCTGGTATACCGATGAGAAAGATGAAAAGCTGTCTCCCTATGGAGTATATGAAGGTGACACGATATTTGAGGCGGCCTCGAAGAAGAATATTAATCAGTGGGCGGTAGGATACATTCCGGAGGATAAGGAATGGAGGGCGCCAAATTTTGGTGAGGATGTAGCAAAGAGTAATAAGCCCGACGAATATTCATCGTTGCCGGAACATAGTCGTTGGTTCTTTTATATTCAAAGACTTTGTAACCATTGCACGTATCCAGGTTGTCTGGCCGCCTGTCCAAGAAAGGCTATTTATAAGAGGAAAGAAGACGGAATAGTTCTTATCGACCAGAAAAGGTGTAGGGGATACAGGAAATGCGTAGAGCAATGCCCGTACAAAAAACCCATGTACCGGGGTTTAACAAGGGTAAGTGAAAAGTGCATCGCCTGTTATCCCAGAGTTGAAGGGAGAGATCCATTAACGAAGGGGCGCCCGATGGAAACGAGGTGTATGGCTGCGTGTGTAGGGCAGATTCGTTTGCAGGGATTCCTGGATGATAATCCGAAGAATCCAGTCACGTGGTTAATTAGGCACGACAAATTAGCATTACCTCTTTATCCCCAGTTTGGAACGGAGCCTAACATATACTATATACCACCGAGGTGGGCGCCAAGGTCTTATCTGAGACAGATGTTTGGTCCCGGTGTTGATGAGGCGATTGATAAATTTATGGTACCTTCCCGAGAAAGATTGGCGGTGATGTCTTTATTCAGGATGACCCAATCAATTATATTTGAGTACAAGATTGAGGAAGGGCCGAAGGTGTTTGAAACGACGATTCACGGTAAGAAGTTTGAGTTGTACAATGATACCGTTATTGGATATGGTGAGGATGGACAGGAGATTGTAAGAACAACAATAGAAGAGCCTGTTCATATCAGAGACCCAAAACATTACAATTCAATTTAG
- a CDS encoding cytochrome c → MGYFLSGKKLIISSFVVVSILCAYSTAKGLDVSPREQVFLLSPKKTFEYYCSPCHGMKGKGDGTFFTIDLKPKPRNFTDVEYMKKRTDDQLVKSITEGSKAVDKSNLCPPWGKTLSEKRIKELVAYIRSFSVQETAKPVVAVKETTVEDKKDSVFKSSVRWLFIGVITLALAGGAINEWKKLRKESSQS, encoded by the coding sequence ATGGGATATTTTTTATCTGGTAAAAAATTAATTATAAGCTCATTTGTTGTGGTGAGTATCTTGTGTGCCTATTCAACGGCAAAGGGATTAGATGTTTCTCCGAGGGAGCAAGTTTTTTTACTATCACCCAAAAAGACCTTTGAATATTATTGTTCACCTTGTCATGGTATGAAAGGAAAGGGAGATGGTACATTCTTTACCATTGATTTAAAACCGAAGCCTAGAAATTTTACCGATGTAGAATACATGAAGAAGAGGACGGATGATCAGCTTGTGAAGTCCATTACCGAAGGTTCGAAGGCGGTTGATAAATCTAATCTTTGTCCTCCATGGGGAAAGACGCTTTCAGAGAAAAGGATCAAGGAGCTAGTAGCCTATATACGAAGTTTTTCTGTGCAGGAAACTGCAAAGCCAGTAGTTGCGGTAAAAGAAACTACCGTTGAGGATAAAAAGGACAGCGTGTTTAAATCATCGGTGAGATGGTTATTCATTGGTGTGATTACCCTCGCATTAGCTGGAGGGGCAATTAACGAATGGAAGAAACTGAGGAAAGAATCGTCTCAGAGTTAG
- a CDS encoding c-type cytochrome, translating to MRLRSIVSLRKVTFVITMVCLSLPVFDKVSFGQERKIDALYLELDKKYRIPEQWSVLPFELEDPYKRIKNGPPLVNIIYKAKIEWLSRWIANPKAVVPNAKMPNLGLDFEEIKAVIAYLGSIAEKEVPQVSWDDFLLKREEELSDDEYDKMDKIYNNGKGVWGRARCTICHPIKGIGGNVGVGPDLGEITTKINRNWLYDWLSNTKSHFPDTMMAQYRFSDADVRGIVEFVLRDTQFMPEEEEEEEGGEAKPAEPEVQVLTEKEFSSIRKDNALIEKGRDVVEKARCFVCHDIKGIPELMPVVEKKREGLAGFEKLLYDIRCLTCHRIQNKGGTYAPNLTIAGSKIKMGWEREFLQAPDIIRPLSQQMPKFNLTEEEATAATDYIEKNLITKESLPDIYKEGAPSSEIIAAGEKVFYEKGCNTCHSESIAKGGGVVGPNLATVGDRLQPAYILYHLKNPQLVNPQGVEPNYGLSEDELKQLVGFLVDHVQKKEGK from the coding sequence ATGAGGTTAAGGTCTATAGTTAGCTTACGGAAAGTAACGTTTGTAATCACCATGGTGTGCCTATCTCTGCCAGTGTTTGACAAGGTTTCTTTTGGACAGGAGCGAAAGATAGATGCCCTTTATTTGGAATTAGATAAAAAGTATCGTATTCCTGAACAATGGAGTGTCCTGCCGTTTGAACTCGAAGATCCCTATAAGAGAATTAAAAATGGGCCTCCGTTGGTTAATATAATCTACAAGGCAAAGATAGAGTGGCTTTCGCGATGGATTGCTAATCCAAAAGCGGTAGTACCCAACGCGAAAATGCCAAATCTCGGATTGGATTTTGAGGAGATTAAGGCCGTTATTGCTTACCTTGGCAGTATTGCCGAAAAAGAAGTGCCCCAGGTTTCATGGGATGACTTTTTATTGAAGCGGGAGGAAGAGCTTTCGGATGATGAGTATGACAAGATGGATAAAATTTACAATAATGGAAAAGGTGTATGGGGGCGTGCCCGCTGTACGATTTGCCACCCGATTAAAGGGATTGGCGGAAATGTGGGGGTCGGACCAGATTTAGGTGAGATTACAACAAAAATAAACAGGAATTGGCTCTATGACTGGTTAAGCAACACGAAAAGTCATTTTCCTGATACAATGATGGCGCAGTACCGGTTTAGCGATGCAGATGTGAGGGGAATCGTTGAGTTTGTCTTGCGGGATACGCAATTCATGCCAGAAGAAGAGGAAGAGGAAGAGGGCGGGGAAGCCAAACCCGCAGAACCAGAAGTTCAGGTGCTGACTGAAAAAGAATTTAGCAGTATAAGAAAGGATAATGCCCTTATTGAAAAAGGAAGGGATGTGGTTGAAAAAGCAAGGTGTTTTGTTTGTCATGATATAAAAGGAATTCCCGAATTAATGCCTGTGGTAGAGAAAAAGCGTGAGGGATTAGCTGGATTTGAAAAACTTTTATATGATATTCGGTGTTTGACTTGTCATCGGATACAAAACAAGGGCGGTACCTATGCACCCAACCTGACCATTGCGGGTAGTAAGATAAAGATGGGGTGGGAGCGTGAGTTTTTGCAGGCACCAGATATTATCCGGCCGCTTAGCCAGCAGATGCCGAAGTTTAATTTGACCGAAGAGGAAGCAACGGCAGCTACTGATTATATTGAAAAAAATCTTATTACCAAAGAGTCTCTTCCGGATATTTATAAGGAAGGGGCCCCATCCTCTGAAATAATTGCCGCCGGGGAGAAGGTTTTTTATGAGAAGGGGTGTAATACTTGCCATTCAGAAAGTATTGCAAAAGGGGGTGGTGTTGTTGGTCCTAACCTTGCAACTGTGGGTGATCGGCTTCAGCCTGCATATATTCTCTACCATCTGAAAAATCCGCAGCTGGTAAACCCTCAGGGTGTAGAGCCAAACTATGGTTTGTCGGAAGATGAGTTGAAGCAACTGGTAGGTTTCTTGGTAGATCATGTGCAGAAGAAAGAGGGTAAATAA
- a CDS encoding c-type cytochrome, translating into MIKSFKKGLIGFGLIGVCGSVFWICEEVSAQASHLFRTYKHEVPQKLPETPEAIAEGKKVYEKRCWYCHGIEGRGDGPASITMFPKPRNFTRNEYKVRSTTFGSVPTDEDLFRIITSGIEGTAMPFWSTISEAERWQVLYYLKTFNEQFKKDVAPKVIPVGSVASTPESVNRGKELFQEMKCFECHGDDGRGNGPLTVALQTEWNMPYRARDLTKGWNFKGGNTMGDIYRTISTGFNETPMGSYLEKLSDEDRWHIVHFVKSLAKDMASDVVVKVKLLEGDQLPSEPLDENWNKVSPVEIPLAGQIIASPRHWTPSVDAIMIRGMYNKDEIAFLVEWDDSTNKQEDVFRDAVSIQFPTKIPESLKKPYFAMGDSGGAVNLWSWKAHWQEGFGQIVEAPVTEPGLVSEMNARGFKSVTIQSPESQNVTGRGIYQNGRWKVVLKRTLKTEDAKGDIQFEIGKLIPVAFAVWDGSNSDVAGQKSISAWYYIMLEKQVPKTVFAYVLVAIVMGASVEMWFIARLRRFPPKLEEEQ; encoded by the coding sequence ATGATAAAATCGTTTAAAAAAGGATTGATTGGTTTTGGATTAATCGGCGTATGTGGAAGTGTCTTTTGGATATGCGAGGAGGTATCTGCGCAAGCATCACATTTATTTAGAACGTATAAACATGAAGTGCCTCAAAAGCTGCCAGAAACGCCAGAAGCAATTGCTGAAGGAAAAAAAGTTTACGAAAAGAGATGTTGGTATTGTCATGGAATTGAGGGAAGGGGTGATGGTCCAGCCTCTATAACAATGTTCCCAAAACCAAGGAACTTTACCAGGAATGAATATAAGGTTCGTTCCACTACTTTTGGGTCAGTCCCGACGGATGAAGATTTGTTCAGAATTATTACGAGCGGCATAGAAGGAACGGCCATGCCTTTCTGGAGCACAATCAGCGAGGCAGAACGGTGGCAGGTGCTCTATTATCTCAAGACCTTTAATGAGCAGTTTAAAAAAGATGTTGCGCCTAAAGTAATCCCAGTGGGAAGCGTGGCTTCGACCCCGGAAAGTGTAAACAGGGGCAAGGAGTTATTTCAGGAAATGAAATGTTTTGAATGCCATGGTGATGATGGCAGGGGAAATGGGCCTTTGACGGTTGCCTTGCAAACTGAGTGGAACATGCCTTATCGAGCACGGGATTTGACAAAGGGATGGAATTTTAAAGGTGGCAATACGATGGGAGATATCTATCGTACGATTTCAACAGGATTTAATGAAACCCCTATGGGCTCTTATTTAGAAAAGCTTTCTGATGAAGACCGCTGGCATATCGTACACTTTGTAAAAAGTTTGGCAAAGGATATGGCATCAGACGTTGTAGTAAAAGTAAAGTTGCTTGAAGGTGATCAACTACCGTCTGAACCTTTAGATGAGAATTGGAATAAGGTTTCTCCTGTGGAAATTCCACTGGCAGGTCAAATTATCGCAAGTCCTCGACACTGGACTCCTTCCGTGGATGCAATCATGATTAGGGGGATGTATAACAAGGATGAAATTGCCTTCTTGGTGGAATGGGATGATTCCACTAACAAACAAGAGGATGTCTTCAGAGATGCCGTTTCCATTCAGTTCCCGACTAAGATTCCGGAATCTCTAAAGAAACCATATTTTGCAATGGGTGACTCTGGTGGGGCTGTAAATCTATGGTCTTGGAAGGCACACTGGCAAGAGGGTTTTGGCCAGATTGTGGAAGCTCCTGTTACGGAACCTGGGCTAGTAAGCGAAATGAATGCAAGGGGATTTAAAAGCGTTACGATACAGTCACCAGAAAGTCAGAATGTTACGGGACGGGGAATATACCAAAACGGAAGATGGAAAGTTGTGTTGAAGAGAACACTGAAGACTGAAGATGCAAAGGGAGATATCCAATTTGAGATTGGGAAGCTAATTCCTGTGGCCTTTGCGGTATGGGATGGTTCAAATAGCGATGTTGCCGGTCAGAAGTCAATATCGGCATGGTATTATATCATGCTTGAAAAACAAGTTCCTAAGACGGTTTTTGCGTATGTATTGGTTGCCATTGTCATGGGCGCAAGTGTTGAAATGTGGTTTATCGCCAGACTGCGCAGATTCCCTCCAAAATTAGAAGAAGAACAATAA
- a CDS encoding cytochrome c, which yields MANKRKTFLFIWIITAVVFLFLLLKYASPKIFQVLMGKGHPMPTPSTLMMWYMIMGVLAGLVYATTSNQKFVDFLSFLLPNQGPKIKFLLQKMLFVGFPVLVGWFVYTWSIPGAASPVELRIQHPTLPQDFEKLENPFRQADADIQRKSIEEGKILFQTYCRPCHGSKADGNGPFANSFRLRPINFQDPGTIATVVDNYLFWRIKEGGPGLPSESTPWDSAMPAWKDDLKDDEIWKIIMGEYDTAGVMPRQREKLE from the coding sequence ATGGCTAATAAACGCAAGACTTTTTTGTTTATCTGGATAATAACAGCCGTTGTCTTTTTGTTTCTGCTTCTTAAATATGCTTCGCCAAAGATTTTTCAGGTCTTAATGGGAAAAGGGCATCCCATGCCCACCCCGAGTACCCTGATGATGTGGTATATGATTATGGGGGTTTTGGCTGGCTTGGTGTATGCAACTACCAGCAATCAGAAGTTTGTAGATTTTTTAAGTTTTTTGCTTCCCAATCAGGGACCAAAGATTAAGTTTTTATTACAAAAGATGCTATTTGTTGGTTTTCCTGTTCTTGTCGGATGGTTTGTGTACACATGGTCGATTCCCGGTGCTGCCTCACCTGTAGAGCTGAGGATTCAGCACCCAACATTACCGCAAGATTTTGAGAAACTTGAAAATCCATTCAGGCAGGCGGATGCAGATATCCAGCGGAAATCTATCGAAGAGGGAAAGATACTTTTCCAAACGTATTGTCGTCCCTGTCACGGTTCGAAGGCAGATGGTAATGGGCCGTTTGCGAATTCGTTCCGTCTAAGGCCGATAAATTTTCAGGATCCTGGTACGATTGCAACGGTGGTGGATAATTATCTCTTCTGGCGAATTAAAGAAGGCGGACCTGGTCTTCCTTCGGAATCTACGCCTTGGGATTCGGCGATGCCTGCGTGGAAAGATGATCTGAAGGATGATGAGATCTGGAAGATTATCATGGGTGAGTACGATACAGCTGGTGTTATGCCACGGCAAAGAGAAAAACTTGAGTAA
- a CDS encoding c-type cytochrome produces MNKSMLKITAFGIAVIGFYIYITIYVAGLSGTGEGETAGGVSPEAGEKIFWGDGQCGTCHKIGTSGSATRGPDQDGLAGRAEERAKELGMPSGLDYLVESIVEPEKYIVKGYDKIMPKVYDPPIMLSREKILAVLAYLQTLGGEPDINALMKYKDKIPEASKKKVKPWVPPIVVDAKEGEKVFFDETRPVTCGKCHVVNGKGQKVGPELTGIGAIQTPEYFVESILKPSAKIVKGYETMYVITSDGIPYNGLIKSETEEELVLLKEESGEIEEVVIPKSDIAEMKKQEVSIMPGNIGELLSVRDFYGIVSFLQSLK; encoded by the coding sequence ATGAATAAGAGCATGTTAAAAATTACAGCTTTTGGAATTGCAGTTATAGGATTTTATATCTATATCACAATATATGTGGCGGGGCTTTCTGGCACGGGTGAGGGTGAGACTGCTGGAGGTGTCAGCCCGGAGGCTGGTGAAAAGATATTCTGGGGAGACGGGCAGTGTGGTACCTGTCACAAGATAGGGACAAGTGGGAGTGCTACAAGGGGTCCTGATCAAGATGGATTGGCAGGCAGGGCTGAGGAGCGCGCAAAGGAGTTGGGTATGCCTTCCGGGTTGGATTATCTCGTGGAATCCATCGTAGAACCGGAAAAATATATTGTGAAAGGTTATGATAAAATTATGCCCAAGGTGTATGACCCTCCCATTATGTTGTCGCGTGAAAAGATACTGGCGGTCTTGGCTTACCTTCAAACGCTGGGTGGAGAACCTGACATCAATGCACTCATGAAATATAAAGATAAGATACCTGAGGCCTCAAAGAAGAAGGTAAAACCTTGGGTACCTCCGATAGTGGTTGATGCAAAAGAAGGGGAAAAGGTGTTTTTTGATGAAACGCGTCCGGTTACCTGTGGTAAGTGCCATGTTGTGAACGGTAAGGGGCAGAAGGTGGGGCCGGAACTTACAGGAATTGGTGCAATTCAAACGCCTGAATACTTTGTGGAATCTATCCTTAAACCCAGTGCAAAGATTGTGAAAGGCTACGAGACGATGTATGTGATAACTTCTGACGGCATACCTTACAATGGGTTAATCAAAAGTGAGACAGAGGAAGAGCTTGTATTGTTAAAGGAAGAAAGCGGCGAGATCGAAGAAGTCGTAATTCCGAAGTCTGATATCGCCGAAATGAAAAAACAAGAGGTGTCCATCATGCCTGGCAATATTGGTGAACTTTTGAGTGTAAGGGACTTTTATGGTATCGTGTCCTTTTTGCAAAGTTTGAAATAG